A single genomic interval of Pseudomonadales bacterium harbors:
- the sppA gene encoding signal peptide peptidase SppA produces MGQRHRGLLRRAFAWLWACVGWLRVSLSNLVFLLLLVVVFFTLFSERLPQVPDGAALVIDPSGAVVEQLSFVDPLANLFGRGQQGERETLLRDLVEAVRHAKDDRRIAMIVLATDALAGAGITKIADMAAELDAFRATGRKVVAVGDAFTQEQYLLATQADEIWMHPLGSVELSGYASYRNYYAGVLQKLRIDLHVFRAGTFKSAFEFLERSDMSDADRLATGELLREVWSAFTAIVTDRRHLPPEAADQYANRIDTILERHAGDAGAAALEYGFIDALKSRAAIDKALKEMVGADRDGNVNSLGFRDYLAAVRPSFDLAQERKQPAVGVIVASGMILDGEQPAGTVGGETLARLIDGAATDAQVAALVLRVDSPGGSAFASEIIREALLEFRATGKPLVVSMGSVAASGGYWIAAPADEIWAAPTTITGSIGVLSAFPSFARALGELGIHNDGVATTRSAGGLDPSRELSPQMRKVMELANAYTYRRFMEIVAEGRGMPVERVAELAEGRVWTGAQAEANGLVDHLGNLDDAIAAAARLATLDTWRTRWIEEPRSLAAQLLARLSLTPQSLLARLAGGMAAGIALDEPARALATALRTPGAQYALCSACVPL; encoded by the coding sequence ATGGGGCAAAGGCACAGAGGTCTGCTGCGCCGCGCGTTTGCATGGCTGTGGGCTTGCGTCGGCTGGTTGCGGGTATCGCTGTCCAACCTGGTCTTTCTGCTGCTGCTCGTCGTAGTGTTCTTCACGCTGTTTTCCGAGCGCCTGCCGCAGGTGCCTGATGGCGCGGCGCTGGTCATCGATCCGTCGGGAGCGGTCGTCGAGCAGCTCAGCTTTGTCGATCCGTTGGCGAATCTGTTCGGCAGAGGACAGCAGGGTGAGCGTGAAACCCTGCTGCGCGATCTGGTCGAGGCGGTGCGCCACGCGAAGGACGATCGGCGTATCGCGATGATCGTGCTGGCTACCGATGCGCTGGCCGGTGCCGGCATCACGAAGATCGCGGACATGGCGGCGGAGCTGGATGCGTTCCGTGCCACCGGCCGCAAGGTGGTCGCTGTCGGTGATGCATTCACGCAGGAGCAGTACCTGCTCGCCACACAGGCCGACGAGATCTGGATGCATCCGCTGGGGTCGGTCGAACTCAGTGGTTATGCGTCGTATCGCAACTACTATGCTGGCGTGCTGCAAAAGCTGCGCATCGATCTGCACGTGTTTCGCGCGGGCACCTTCAAATCCGCGTTCGAGTTTCTCGAGCGCAGCGACATGTCCGATGCAGACCGTCTGGCAACGGGTGAGCTGCTGCGCGAGGTATGGAGCGCTTTCACCGCCATCGTCACCGACCGCCGCCACCTGCCTCCCGAGGCCGCAGACCAGTACGCGAACCGTATCGACACGATTCTCGAGCGTCATGCGGGCGACGCCGGTGCCGCAGCGCTGGAATACGGCTTCATCGATGCGCTGAAATCGCGTGCAGCCATCGACAAGGCGCTGAAGGAGATGGTCGGTGCGGATCGCGACGGCAACGTGAACTCGCTCGGCTTCCGTGACTATCTCGCTGCGGTGCGACCCTCGTTCGATCTTGCGCAGGAACGCAAGCAACCGGCGGTTGGCGTGATCGTCGCCAGCGGGATGATCCTCGACGGCGAGCAACCGGCAGGTACGGTCGGAGGAGAGACGCTGGCTCGCCTGATCGACGGTGCGGCAACCGACGCCCAGGTGGCAGCCCTGGTGCTGCGGGTCGACTCACCCGGAGGCAGTGCGTTCGCATCGGAGATCATTCGTGAGGCGCTGCTCGAATTCCGTGCCACCGGCAAGCCGCTGGTGGTCTCGATGGGCAGCGTGGCGGCTTCGGGCGGCTACTGGATTGCGGCGCCGGCCGACGAGATCTGGGCCGCGCCGACCACGATCACGGGTTCGATCGGTGTGCTGAGTGCGTTTCCGAGCTTTGCGCGTGCACTGGGTGAGCTCGGCATCCACAACGATGGCGTTGCGACCACGCGCAGCGCCGGTGGTCTCGATCCTTCGCGCGAGCTGTCGCCACAGATGCGCAAGGTGATGGAGCTCGCGAACGCGTACACCTATCGCCGTTTCATGGAGATCGTCGCCGAGGGGCGAGGAATGCCGGTCGAGCGGGTGGCGGAGCTCGCCGAGGGCCGGGTCTGGACGGGCGCTCAGGCCGAGGCCAACGGACTCGTCGATCACCTCGGCAACCTCGACGATGCGATCGCGGCCGCAGCCCGCCTGGCGACGCTCGATACATGGCGTACGCGCTGGATCGAGGAGCCGCGTTCGCTGGCCGCCCAACTGCTGGCGAGGTTGTCGCTGACACCGCAGTCGCTGCTCGCCCGGCTCGCAGGTGGCATGGCTGCCGGCATCGCACTCGATGAGCCTGCGCGCGCGCTTGCAACGGCGCTGCGCACTCCGGGCGCACAGTACGCGCTGTGCAGTGCCTGCGTGCCGCTGTGA
- a CDS encoding diacylglycerol kinase family protein — MIRSRIASFGYAFEGLAVLLRTQPNAWIHAVATVLVVLAAWWLEAAASDWALLVVAMTLVWVAEGLNTAIEFLADAAVPDHHALIKHAKDVAAAAVLLASLAATVIGVLVFVPLFD; from the coding sequence ATGATCCGCAGCCGGATCGCGAGTTTCGGCTACGCGTTCGAGGGGCTGGCCGTGCTGTTGCGCACGCAGCCGAATGCGTGGATCCACGCTGTTGCCACCGTGCTGGTCGTCCTGGCGGCCTGGTGGCTGGAAGCGGCGGCCAGTGACTGGGCCCTGCTCGTGGTGGCCATGACGCTGGTCTGGGTGGCAGAAGGGTTGAACACGGCGATCGAGTTTCTCGCCGATGCGGCCGTTCCGGATCACCATGCTCTGATCAAGCACGCGAAGGACGTCGCTGCTGCTGCAGTATTGCTCGCGTCGCTCGCTGCCACCGTGATCGGCGTGCTGGTGTTCGTGCCGCTGTTCGACTGA